In the Streptomyces spororaveus genome, GCAGCGTCCGGCCACCGGCCCGGGGGCCGGGGCGGGTGCGGGCTGCGACGCCTCCGAGGTGATCCGCGACCGGATGGGCTTCTGGTCGGCGCTCGCGGAGGACGAGGGCCGCGAGGTGCGGCTCGCGGGTGTGGACCGTACGGTACGGATCCCCGTGGCGCGGCCCGAACTCGCCGCCGCCCTCGACGCCATGCTCGGCAACGTCTTCCGGCACACCCCCGAGGGCACCCCCTTCTCGGTGGACGTCCACGACGCGGGCGACGCCGTCATCGTGCTCGTCTCGGACGCGGGGCCCGGCATCGACGACCCGGACGCGGCCCTGCGCCGCGGCAACGACGGCGGCCGTGACGGGTCGACCGGCCTCGGCCTGGACATCGTGCGGCGGGTCGCCGAGTCGACCGGCGGCGACGTACGGCTGGGGCGCTCGGTCCTCGGCGGGACCGAGGTCCGGGTGTGGATCGGCCTGGACGGCCGGACCCTCGGCGGCCCCGGCGCCGGGCGCGCCGGGCGCGGCCGACGCGGCAACCGACGTAACCGGGGGCGCGCCTCGCAGGAGTGATGTCGCCGTCTCGGTACGGTCCGCGGCATGGACACCCTGATCTTCGGCGGGCTCCTCGCCACGCTGATCGCCCTGTACCGGGGCGCGTCCCGCACGGTCGTGCTCGGCGCGTGGTGGGCGGTGCTGGTCGCCGTCACCCTGCTGACCGCGCACCACCTCACCAGCGGCCTCGCCCTGAATCTGAGCTACTGACCGTGGCCGCGACGATGCACACCCTCGTGCCGGACGCCCCGCCGGAGAGCGGCCTGCTGGGCCGGGTCCAGTACTGGTTCGCCTGCTTCTTCGCCCTCGGCTGGACGGGAGTCGTCTGCGCCGGGCTCTACCACCAGCTCGGACCGGGGGAGCACCCGTGCCCGCTGTGCGTCGCGCAGCGGATGTTCATGCTGCTGGCGGCCCTGGGCGCGGCGTACATCATCCGCTCGGCGCTGATCAGCGGCACCGTGACGCCCCGGGTCTACATGACGGGCTGGGGCCTGTCCCTGGTCGCGGCGATCGGGGGCTCCTTCACGTCCTGGCGGCAGACCATGCTGCAGGTCATGCCGGGCGACAAGGGGTACGGGAGCGAGGTGCTCGGACTGCACCTGTACCACTGGGCGTGGATCCTCTTCCAGCTCTCGGTGGTCGCGATCGGCGTCGCCCTGGCCTTCGCCCACGCGACGGCCGACCGTGCCGTCCCGGCGGTCCGCCCGGGGGCGCTGCGCACGGCGGGCATGTGCGCGCTGTGGTTCCTGGGGGCGGTCATCGCCGTGAGCATGCTCGCGGTCTTCCTGGAGGAGGGCTTCCACTGGTTCCTTCCGGAGCATCCGAAGCAGTACCGGTTCTTCTACGATGTCGGGATCATGGGCTGACCCGGCCCGGGCGGCCCGGCCTCCGTTCTACGAATGGATCTCCGCAATGCGCTACGCAGTCCTCGGCACCGGGATCGTCGGCCGTACCGTGGCCGCCCGGCTCGACGGCCTCGGCCACCAGGTCGTCATCGGTACCAGGGATCCGGAAGCCACCGTCGGCCGCGACGAGTACGCGCAGTGGCACCAGGACCACCCCGGGATCGGGCTGGCCTCCTTCGCGCAGGCCGCGCGGGACGGCGAGATCCTGGTCAACGCGACCGGCGGGCAGGCCAGCATCGCCGCCCTGACGGAGGCGGACGCCGCCCACCTCGACGGCAAGGTCCTCGTCGACATCGCGAACCCGCTGGACTTCTCGGGGGGCTTCCCGCCGGTCCTGGACCCGGTCAACGACGACAGCCTGGCCGAGCTGATCCAGCGGACCTTCCCGCGGCTGCGGGTGGTCAAGACGCTGAACACGATGAACTGCCAGATCATGGTGGATCCGGCGCGGGTCCCCGGCGAGCACCACGTCTTCCTCTCGGGTGAGGACGCGGACGCCAAGAAGGCCGTGCGGGAACTGCTCCACAGCTTCGGCTGGCCGGAGGCGAGCGTCCTCGACCTCGGGGGCATCGAGACGGCCCGGGGCACGGAGATGCTGCTGCCCGTGTGGCTCCGCCTGATGGGTGCGCTCGGCCACGCGGACTTCAACTTCCACATCCAGGGCGCCTGACGGGCCGGATTCCCGACGGCCCGGAGCTCCGGGGCCGGACCCTCCCCGGACGGGGGCGCACATGTTGCCGCGCCCCCGACCCCGGCCCAGGGTGGGCCTGACGGAAGGAGCCACGCATGAGAGTCATGCTCAGGGCGCACATGGACACGGCCGCCACCAACGAGGGCATCAAGACCGGCGCGCTGCCCCAGGCGATCAAGACCCTGATGGACAAGGTGAAGCCGGAGGCCGCCTACTTCGGCCTGCACGAGGGCGTGCGCTCCTGCTGGATCGTCTTCGACCTGCAGGACAGCGCGCAGATGCCGCCGCTGATGGAGGACCTGTTCCTGCAGTTCAACGCCGAGATCGACGTCGCTCCGGTGATGAACGCCGAGGACCTGGCGAGGGGCCTGGCGGCGATGGGGAGGTAGGGGCCGTCCGGCCGTGATCCGCCGGCCACTCCCCGGGCCGCCTCACTGGATGCTGAAGCCGTGCGGGTGGGAGGGGTCCCGGGGGCAGGCGAAGACGTTGAGTCTGCCGTGGTTGCCGACGACGACCCCGGTCGGGTTCCGCGGCCCGTCCTCGAGCGGGATCCAGCTGCGGGTGTCCGCGTGCCATTCGTTCGTCGCGACGGTCAGCAGCAGTTCCGTCGGGCATCCGCAGGCGTCGCAGTCCATGGTCCCGGGCCCGGTGAGGTTCCAGGCCGGGTGTCCGCCGGCCTTCCAGCCCGGGGCGACGGACAGGTCGCTCTGGTAGGTCGGCAGCCAGGCTCCGTCCCCGTCCCCGTCCTCGTCCGCGGCCTCCTCCTGGGCCTCCTCCTGGGCCTCCTCCCACTCCTCGACCGCCGCCCCCAGCTCCCCGTCGAGCAGCTCGATGTACGGGTACTCGGTGACCCGCTCCGGGTGCAGCAGGCACGGCTCGGGCAGGTACCCGTCGAAGCCGACGGCTCCGGGTGCCGGCCGCTCCGCCGTCGGTTCGCGGACCTCCGCCGCCCGGCGCCAGCGCAGGTGCACGTACATGCCGTACCCGGTCGGCCCGTGGGCGTCGAAGGGGCACCAGAACACCTGGAGCAGATCGCAGCCGTCCGGACCGGCGGGCAGGTCCGGCACGTCCCGGGCGTGCAGTTGGGCCAGGGCGAGCAACGGCAGCGGTCCCGGCCCGGGGGCGCGCCGGTGCGGGGTCGTGCACACCGGCCACGGTTCGCCGACGGGCCACAGCAGAGGTCCGCCCACATGGCTGTCGTGCGGCCCGGGTGTGCCCGGGCGCGGGTGCAGCCGGGTCGCGGTGCGGCGGTGGGCGGCGAGGTCCGGGAAGAGGGACTCCACGTCCAGGGGGCGCGGGGGTGTGGTGCGGGTGCGGCCCGGTCCGTCAGCTGTGTGCATCGTCGTCTCCGGTGGCGGGGCCCTCAGCCGAGGGAGTCGATCCAGCGTTCCAGGCGGCGGGCCTCGGTGGTCATGAGGCCGGGGTCGCGGAACGTGTTGGTGAGCAGTGAGATGCCCTGGTAGGAGGCGATCAGGGCGACGGCCAGCTCGCGGGCGTCGGCCCGGCCCATCGTGCGGAACTGCTGCTCGGCCCAGTCGAGCAGGGTCTGCATGACGGCGGCGACCGACCGGTCGAGTCCGTCGGCGCGCTTGTCGAGTTCCGAGGCGAGGGTGCCGGTGGGGCAGCCGAACCGGGCGGTGAGCTCGCGCTGTTCGACCCAGCCGGCCAGCAGGGCCTTCAACCGCTCCTCGGGGGTGGGGAGTTCGTCGAGTGCGGCGATCATCCCCCCGAGCGTCCGGGCGTGTGCGTCGATCGCGGCCTCGACGAGCTCGTCCTTGGTCTTGAAGTAGTAGTAGACGTTGCCCACCGGGACCTCGGCCGCCTGGGCGATGTCCGCGAGCGTGGTCTGGGCGACGCCCTGGGCGTGGAGAACCTCGGCCGCGGCGGCCGCCAGCCGCTCCCGCTTGCCGGACGCCCGCCGGCTCTTCTTTGAGTCAGTCACCTGACTGACTCTAGACGAGTGATCGGGAACGGGCTATGGTCCTGAGTAAGTCAGCCGACTAACTCACAAGGGGGATCATCGTGATCGTAGTGACGGGTGCGACGGGGAACGTGGGACGGGAACTCGTACGGATCCTCGCCGACGACGGCGAGCGCGTCACCGCCGTCTCCCGGCGGGCGGGAGACATGCCCGAGGGGGTCCGCCACCAGCAGGGCGACCTCGCCGAACCGCAGGGTCTCGGCCCCGCGTTCGAAGGGGCCGGGGCGCTGTTCCTGCTCGTCGCCGGCGAGGACCCGCAGGGCATCCTGGAGCGGGCCGCGGCCGCCGGGATCCGCCGGGTCGTGCTGCTCTCGTCCCAGGGCGTCGGAACCCGCCCCGAGGTGTACGCCCACCCCGCGCGGTTCGAGGACGCCGTCCGCCGCAGCGGCCTGGAGTGGACGGTCCTGCGTTCCGGCGGCCTCGACTCCAACGCCTACGCCTGGGCCGAGACCATCCGTACGACGCGCACCGCCGCCGCGCCCTTCGGCGACGTCGGGCTCCCGACCGTCGACCCGGCGGACGTCGCCGAGGTCGCGGCCGCGGTCCTGCGCGAGCCGGGCCACGCGGGCCGGACGTACGAGCTCACCGGGCCCGCCCCGGTCACCCCGAGGGAGCGGGCCGAGGCGATCGGCGCGGCCCTGGGCGAGCCCGTGCGCTTCGTCGAGCAGACGCGGGAGGAGGCCCGCGCCCGGATGCTGACCTTCATGCCCGAGCCGGTCGTGGAGGGCACCCTCGGGATCCTCGGCGAACCCCTGCCCGCCGAACTGGAGCCGAGCCACGACGTGCGGCAGATCCTCGGCCGGGCTCCCCGCCCGTTCGCGGACTGGGCGGCCCGCTCGGCCGCGGCTTTCCGCTAGGCCGGCTAGAGCACCTCGTCCCCGTAGGTGTGGAAGCTTCCCTTCCGGGCCAGGCGGGCGTACCAGTGGGCGCTGGAGCGGGGGGTGCGGGCCTGGGTCTCGTAGTCGACCTGCACGATGCCGAAGCGCTTGCTGTACCCGTAGGACCACTCGAAGTTGTCCAGCAGGGACCAGAGGAAGTACCCCTCCACCGGGGCGCCGTCCGCCAGGGCGCGGTGGACGGACGACAGGTGGGCCTCCAGGTAGCCGATGCGCTGCGGGTCGTGCAGGTCCGGGGCGTACGCCGCGCCGTTCTCGGTCACCAGCAGCGGCAGTCCGGGGGCCTCGCGGGTGAAGCGCATCAGCAGGTCGTACAGGCCGGTGGGGTCGATCGACCAGCCCATGTCGGTGCGGTCGCCCGGCGGTTGGTGGAAGGCGACCGACTCCGCCGCGGGCCAGGGCGAGTGCTCCGTGGCCCCGTGCCCGTCGGCGCGCGGGCCGTTCCCGTCGGGGGCGGCCGAGACCACCGCCGGGGTGTAGTAGTTCACCCCGAGGAAGTCCAGCGGCTGGTGGATCAGCGCCTCGTCGCCGGGGCGGACGAAGGACCAGTCCGTCACCGCGGCGGTGTCCGCGAGCAGGTCCTGCGGGTAGGCCCCGTGCAGCAGCGGGCCCGTGAAGACCCGGTTGGCCAGCGCGTCGATCCGGCGGGCCGCGTCCAGGTCGGCCGCCGAGCCGGTCAGCGGCCGTACCGCGCTGGGGTTGAGCGCGATACCGGCCCTGGTCCCGGCGGGCAGCGCCGCCGCGGCCAGCCCGTGGGCCAGGTTGAGGTGGTGGGCGGCGCGCAGCGAGTCGGCGGGGGAGGTGCGGCCCGGGGCGTGGACCCCCGAGGCGTAGCCGAGGAAGGCGCTGCACCAGGGCTCGTTGAGGGTGGTCCAGAGCTCCACCCGGTCGGCCAGCGCCGCCGTGACCTGCTCGGCGTACCGGGCGAAGGCGTAGGCCGTCTCCCGCTCGGGCCAGCCGCCCGCGCTCTCCAGCTCCTGCGGCAGGTCCCAGTGGTACAGGGTCACGCAGGGCCGGATCCCGTACGAGAGCAGCTCGTCGACCAGCGCGTCGTAGAAGCCGATCCCGCCGGCGAGGACCCGCGGCCAGGACACCGAGAACCGGTAGGCGCCGAGCCCGAGCGAGGCCATCAGCCGGACGTCCTCGCGCCACAGCCGGTGGTGGTCGACGGCCACGTCACCCGTGTCGCCGCCGTGGACCTTGCCCGGCGTACGGCAGAAGGTGTCCCAGATGGACGGTCCGCGCAGGGAGGCGGCGCCCTCGATCTGGAACGCCGCCGTGGCCGTTCCCCACAGGAACCTGTCGGGGAAGCGCAGCTCCCGCCCACCGGTGTCCGTGCTCACGTCCGTACTCACGTCCGTGTTCGTGTTCGTCGGGAGTTGGGTCATCCCTTCACCGCTCCTTGCATGATGCCGCCGACGATCTGCCGGCCGAAGACGAGGAACACCAGCAGCAGCGGGAGCGTGCCCAGCAGCGCACCCGCCATGATCACCGACTGGTCGGGGATGTAGCCCCGGCCCAGCCCGGTCAGGGCCACCTGCACCGTCGGGCTGCCGTTCTGGGTCAGCGCGACGATCGGCCAGAAGAAGTCGTTCCAGGCCATGACGAAGGTCAGCATCCCCAGCACGGCCATCGCGGGCCGGGCGGCGGGGAACACCACGTGCCACAGGACCCGCAGAGAACTCGCCCCGTCCGTCCGCGCCGCCTCCACCAGCTCCATCGGCAGCGCGTGCGCCAGGTACTGGCGCATGAAGAACACCCCGAAGGCGCCCACCAGGGTCGGCAGGATCACCGCCTGGAGCCGGTCGGTCCACGACAGCTTCGCGATCAGCATGTAGAGCGGCACCACACTCAGCTGCGGCGGGATCAGCATCGTCCCGATCACCAGTGCCAGCAGCGGCCGGCTGCCGCGGAAGCGGAGTTTGGCGAAGGCGAAGCCGGCGAGCGTGGAGAAGAACACGGTGCCCGCGGCGACCGTGCCCGCCACGATCACCGTGTTCAGCAGGGCCGTCCCCATGTTGGCGTCGGTCCACGCCACCTGGAGGTTGTGCCCCAGATTCCCGCCGAACCAGAACGGCGGCGGGGTCTGGGCCAGCCGCGTACTGGTCCGGGAGGCCGCGATCGCCGTCCAGAGGAGCGGGAAGAGGGAGCCGGCCGTGAACAGGGCGAGCACCACGTACGTGAGCCGGCCCGCGCGCAGTGACCTCATCGGGAGTCCTTCCGTCCGCGCAGCAGCCGCGCCGCGCCGGCGATCAGCAGCAGGATCAGGAACATCGCCCACGCGATCGCCGAGGCCCGCCCGAGGTGCAGGTTCACCCAGCCCTGCTCGTACAGGTACAGCCCGAGCGTCTGGAACTGGTGGTCCGAGCCGCCCGTCGCGGCCGCCCCGCCGTTGAAGAGCAGCGGCTCGCCGAACAGCTGGGTGGCCCCGATCGTCGACACCACGCAGGTGAAGAAGATCGTCGGCCGCAGCGAGGGCACCGTGACGTGGAGGAACTGCTGGAAGCGCGAGGCTCCGTCCAGCGCGGCGGACTCGTACAGCTCGCCCGGTACGGCCTGCATGGCCGCCAGGTAGATCAGCGCGTTGTAGCCGGTCCACCGCCAGATCACGATGGTGGAGACCGCGAACTGGGAGGCGAAGGTGCCGTTCTGCCAGTCGACGGCCTCGAAGCCCACCGCCGACAGCGCCCAGTTGACCATTCCGTAGTCCCGGCCGAAGAGCAGCACGAAGACGAGCGTGGCCGCCGCCACCGACGTCGCGTACGGGGTGAGCACCGCGACCCGGAAGAAGGCCGAGCCCCGCAGCCGGTAGTTGAGCAGGTGGGCCAGGCCCAGCGCGATCGCCAGCTGCGGCACCGTGGACAGCAGCCCGATGGTCACCGTGTTGCGGAGCGCGTTCCAGAAGAACTCGTCGTCCCACAGCCGGGTGAAGTTCCGCAGCCCCACCCACGTCATGCTGTCGGGATCGGTCAGCTCCACCTGGTGCAGCGCCGCCCAGCCCGTGTAGAGCAGCGGGAACAGCCCGAAGGCGGCGAAGAAGAGGAAGAAGGGCGCCACGAAGGCGTACGGGCTGAAGCGCAGGTCCCAGCGGTAGCGGCGCGAGCGCCACACCTGGGCGCGCCCGCCCCGCCCGCTCCGGCCGCCCCCCTCCGCCGCCGGCCGCTCGGGGCCGACGGCGGAGGGGGACAGGACAACCGTCTCGTCCGTCACCGCTGCCTCACTGGTCCAGGGCGTTGTCGATCGCCTTCACCGCGGCCTCCCAGCCCTCCTGCGGGCTGCGGCCCTTCTGGTCGACCTGGAGCATCCCGATGTCCGCCAGGTTCTGCGCGATCACCAGGTCCTTCGGTCCGACCGCCGCCACCGGCACGCCCTCGGCCGCCTTCGAGAAGATCTCCCCGATCGGGGCGCCGCCGAAGTACGCGTGCTGCGCGCCCGACACCGCCGGAAGCTTGTACGCGGCGCTCGCGCTCGGGAAACTGCCCCGCTTCTCGAAGAGCTTCGCCTGCTGCGCGGGGGCCGTCAGCCAGGCCGCCAGCCGGGCCGCCTCCTCGGCGTGCTTGCCCGCCTTCGGGACCACCAGGAAGGAGCCGCCCCAGTTGCTGGGCTTCGGCGCCTGCGCCACGTCCCACTTGTCCTTGCCCGCGGAACCCGCCTTGTCCTGGATGTAGCCGAGCATCCAGGCCGGGCAGGAGACGGTGGCGAAGGAGCCGTTCGAGAAGCCCTGGTCCCAGGTCGGGGTGAACTGCTGGAGCTTGGCGCTCAGCCCGTCGGTGGCGAAGGAGGCCGCGAGGTCGAAGGCCCCGCGCACCGCCGGGTTGGTCTTGTAGACGACCTTGCCCTGGTCGTCGTAGAAGCGCTGGGCGCTGCTCCCGGTCACCGCCGCCATCACGCCCGACGCCGAGTCCACGAAGGCCTTCCCCTCGCCGGCCTTGGCCTTGTACGTCCGGCCGGCCTCCAGGTACTTGTTCCAGTCACCCGCCCACAGGGCCCCGACCGCCGCCCGGTCGGAGGGCAGCCCGGCCGCCTCGAAGAGGTCCTTGCGGTAGCAGATGCCCTGCGGGCCTATGTCGGTGCCGAGGCCGACCGTGGCCCCGCCCTTGGCGGCGGGCGCCGTGCCCTGCGCCCACTTCCAGGGCAGGTACGCGGCCTTGTCCACACCGGGGGCCT is a window encoding:
- a CDS encoding DUF5993 family protein → MDTLIFGGLLATLIALYRGASRTVVLGAWWAVLVAVTLLTAHHLTSGLALNLSY
- a CDS encoding disulfide bond formation protein B, whose amino-acid sequence is MAATMHTLVPDAPPESGLLGRVQYWFACFFALGWTGVVCAGLYHQLGPGEHPCPLCVAQRMFMLLAALGAAYIIRSALISGTVTPRVYMTGWGLSLVAAIGGSFTSWRQTMLQVMPGDKGYGSEVLGLHLYHWAWILFQLSVVAIGVALAFAHATADRAVPAVRPGALRTAGMCALWFLGAVIAVSMLAVFLEEGFHWFLPEHPKQYRFFYDVGIMG
- a CDS encoding NADPH-dependent F420 reductase — its product is MRYAVLGTGIVGRTVAARLDGLGHQVVIGTRDPEATVGRDEYAQWHQDHPGIGLASFAQAARDGEILVNATGGQASIAALTEADAAHLDGKVLVDIANPLDFSGGFPPVLDPVNDDSLAELIQRTFPRLRVVKTLNTMNCQIMVDPARVPGEHHVFLSGEDADAKKAVRELLHSFGWPEASVLDLGGIETARGTEMLLPVWLRLMGALGHADFNFHIQGA
- a CDS encoding TetR/AcrR family transcriptional regulator, with product MTDSKKSRRASGKRERLAAAAAEVLHAQGVAQTTLADIAQAAEVPVGNVYYYFKTKDELVEAAIDAHARTLGGMIAALDELPTPEERLKALLAGWVEQRELTARFGCPTGTLASELDKRADGLDRSVAAVMQTLLDWAEQQFRTMGRADARELAVALIASYQGISLLTNTFRDPGLMTTEARRLERWIDSLG
- a CDS encoding SDR family oxidoreductase; the protein is MIVVTGATGNVGRELVRILADDGERVTAVSRRAGDMPEGVRHQQGDLAEPQGLGPAFEGAGALFLLVAGEDPQGILERAAAAGIRRVVLLSSQGVGTRPEVYAHPARFEDAVRRSGLEWTVLRSGGLDSNAYAWAETIRTTRTAAAPFGDVGLPTVDPADVAEVAAAVLREPGHAGRTYELTGPAPVTPRERAEAIGAALGEPVRFVEQTREEARARMLTFMPEPVVEGTLGILGEPLPAELEPSHDVRQILGRAPRPFADWAARSAAAFR
- a CDS encoding GH1 family beta-glucosidase — protein: MTQLPTNTNTDVSTDVSTDTGGRELRFPDRFLWGTATAAFQIEGAASLRGPSIWDTFCRTPGKVHGGDTGDVAVDHHRLWREDVRLMASLGLGAYRFSVSWPRVLAGGIGFYDALVDELLSYGIRPCVTLYHWDLPQELESAGGWPERETAYAFARYAEQVTAALADRVELWTTLNEPWCSAFLGYASGVHAPGRTSPADSLRAAHHLNLAHGLAAAALPAGTRAGIALNPSAVRPLTGSAADLDAARRIDALANRVFTGPLLHGAYPQDLLADTAAVTDWSFVRPGDEALIHQPLDFLGVNYYTPAVVSAAPDGNGPRADGHGATEHSPWPAAESVAFHQPPGDRTDMGWSIDPTGLYDLLMRFTREAPGLPLLVTENGAAYAPDLHDPQRIGYLEAHLSSVHRALADGAPVEGYFLWSLLDNFEWSYGYSKRFGIVQVDYETQARTPRSSAHWYARLARKGSFHTYGDEVL
- a CDS encoding carbohydrate ABC transporter permease, whose amino-acid sequence is MRSLRAGRLTYVVLALFTAGSLFPLLWTAIAASRTSTRLAQTPPPFWFGGNLGHNLQVAWTDANMGTALLNTVIVAGTVAAGTVFFSTLAGFAFAKLRFRGSRPLLALVIGTMLIPPQLSVVPLYMLIAKLSWTDRLQAVILPTLVGAFGVFFMRQYLAHALPMELVEAARTDGASSLRVLWHVVFPAARPAMAVLGMLTFVMAWNDFFWPIVALTQNGSPTVQVALTGLGRGYIPDQSVIMAGALLGTLPLLLVFLVFGRQIVGGIMQGAVKG
- a CDS encoding carbohydrate ABC transporter permease; protein product: MTDETVVLSPSAVGPERPAAEGGGRSGRGGRAQVWRSRRYRWDLRFSPYAFVAPFFLFFAAFGLFPLLYTGWAALHQVELTDPDSMTWVGLRNFTRLWDDEFFWNALRNTVTIGLLSTVPQLAIALGLAHLLNYRLRGSAFFRVAVLTPYATSVAAATLVFVLLFGRDYGMVNWALSAVGFEAVDWQNGTFASQFAVSTIVIWRWTGYNALIYLAAMQAVPGELYESAALDGASRFQQFLHVTVPSLRPTIFFTCVVSTIGATQLFGEPLLFNGGAAATGGSDHQFQTLGLYLYEQGWVNLHLGRASAIAWAMFLILLLIAGAARLLRGRKDSR
- a CDS encoding ABC transporter substrate-binding protein, coding for MRARARVRVRRTLLTTVAAVGTTALLLAGCAQDPDESPDQGAPATGKSGGAAQTTLTVGVFGAFGLQEAGLYDEYMAQNPGIRIEQTSIERNENYYPQLLTHLGTGSGLADIQAVEVNNIAEITATQADKLVDLGKAPGVDKAAYLPWKWAQGTAPAAKGGATVGLGTDIGPQGICYRKDLFEAAGLPSDRAAVGALWAGDWNKYLEAGRTYKAKAGEGKAFVDSASGVMAAVTGSSAQRFYDDQGKVVYKTNPAVRGAFDLAASFATDGLSAKLQQFTPTWDQGFSNGSFATVSCPAWMLGYIQDKAGSAGKDKWDVAQAPKPSNWGGSFLVVPKAGKHAEEAARLAAWLTAPAQQAKLFEKRGSFPSASAAYKLPAVSGAQHAYFGGAPIGEIFSKAAEGVPVAAVGPKDLVIAQNLADIGMLQVDQKGRSPQEGWEAAVKAIDNALDQ